The Triticum dicoccoides isolate Atlit2015 ecotype Zavitan chromosome 6A, WEW_v2.0, whole genome shotgun sequence genome has a window encoding:
- the LOC119315258 gene encoding centromere-associated protein E-like, translating to MDQKGRGRGRGGGGGGRGGGGGDNSRTDLLAAGRKKLQQFRKKKEKKGPGKKAEADADEGASKAGANGEEAPPEPKSPVGLKFLAGESGSSHSTPFEEATMPQEEQCNGQGPATEEPSVVDNADVVPVLEDADDRSVQNISISEQGNSDHGSPRQGDGDDSAVQVTSSDVGGDLIGAQPGEVDGEKLPISEESIIPQVSSQGDIANDGSNQVGGHQEVQIDPVERTSSSDSKEAMEVPIPSLDLGTDNASMGEDGTQEMEVGVSGRSSDGNIQDVEPTVSGEIGMEVGHEAAMDLAASQEIPGRGDTDDEANGVGKEAVQEDAGTSNTNAIDEAVTTHELDLSVEKVDSALCGGAVSQGFMPYPLDECIQGHLYVTTLSRDLLQLQLDEGTHLNSDVTLSSDEILKLQVQLKESKESKVAAHEEIQQCRHELTNLDTVKGELELIVASQKQEIDASNSKCEQLEIELRSSKENAQQILSELAGCQSLLEALQKENIELTENLALEEKTRKEVQEQQEHLSGENEKLLSQLSELEHSLASVKEVMNAGSSRCESLEAELCSFKENVEHTWTELTNCRALLETSQKDNVELSAKFAVESEANKKLKEDNVFLHTENERLSSDLSELNDELHLSYAKHKQLELHVRDMETHMEQLKDQLIEESLRATNSSDIYQSVIKELDAKCNVVLDQAETVVCQKHEHSLASSEITVENAERTITSPEFVCEGNNQHSHPPFDEKDSSNCTALQSLKGHLEVAKGELHELKKLVERMSSRSGGRVLVSKLIQSFEVKGNQEETGMSEGEHDELKKLTQGMLCCLVEKFKSMTSDLAKAEKYVVGLCDRIELSSKSEVQHEAERQRTAVFEARMDELSEKLSNYKNTIDQLHIQLANVQQDADDHAGKLTNQAELLHNDITERISILEKERASLSGLLSEVTNKLSFLVGTMYPNDLGASEGLSFSILDSVDLSAKSIQSLQDKLESAQSDNAKLSTSLSEIKKAHSDVQDRNEHASRMVKNMYDCLQEFLLNSLGNSDEASAGDSAEEPIEALFSHLGGAIEQLKNLLHDRHSLQSNNANLESRLLSKCEEVEEISLRCSSLMKNMDDMCLLNEELKLISKSKSEALDELHGRCLSIAEKMVHHSADPTSMVLPLMSNSGEAETFSKEHHISTTLLPCIEEGVASCNEKVENAVEEIHLAKICLQNAHIFDQISFDKWSLPLPALIKEEIVPQVCDLQSKMDQLSELNIQLETEIPVLRDGLKKLDEALETSRTELQERSSELEQSEQKLSSFKEKLGIAVAKGKALIVQRDGLKQSLAEKSGELEKLSQELESKDALVKELEDKLKSYTEADRIEALESELSYIRNSATALRDSFILKDSVLQRIEEVLEDLDMPERFHSRDIVEKIELLSKMAVGASFTLPDGDKRSSMDGHSESGVAMDSISDEQISISNPGSDEIKNKYDELHRRFYELAEQNNMLEQSLVERNSIVQKWEEVLGQVSIPLQFRMLEPEDRITWLGNRLLEVEHERDTLHSKIEHLEDSSEMLITDLEESHKRISELSAEVVAIKAEKDFFSESLDKLRFEFLGLSEKAVQDEFVRDNLRKDLAELQEKLAEKAKESKHYHDMEIEVHKLLDLVRNVLQDGSNAEIPSGGGAVLCLGELLRKVLDHYETLLSESTLSNAAEKEIHLDETKLSNDASTSETGRDDKASVLNTLSNELEHARKSLALVEQQRDEAAEKARLLMLEVEMLHAQINQLQEDGSEQTQKYQSLVLELELVSKQRDNLQEKLNQSDELEHARSNLALAEQQRDEAVEKTQSLLLEVEMAHAQINRLQEGGAEQTQKYQSLVLELELAGKQRDDLQEKLNQEEQKCTSLREKLNIAVRKGKGLVQQKDSLKQTIEEMNAVIEKLKNEREQHIESLESEKTLLMGRLTENEKNLHDTTEYLSRLLNALNTVDIAREFDTDPITKVGKIAQVYLDQQATVASSQNEVKKLKRATELLLTELNEAQERADNLQEELVKEEAALSESSEQKNVIESARADAVRHLEHITYMQAQAARKQIDHLKELNSTSGQLREVCFNLSHRLASAFIKDVDLISYMESFMKSSGKWMDGTNMVDIPMTSNGMLTSSISSKNTHIPNAPLEFTVNDTDGTQMLHHLAIACHAVSDCVKDCNDLKRNIDEHGFSIDQKATELAEVMSNLQNRFTSQNNELESMRENILELQSEIKEKEEESSSLRRNMSLLYEACSSSVSEIEGMTGMGSGIGSYSVGQNHLFSYDHIKSVVERLGAAVKTTQYSNEGNTKELKATVLELQQELQGKDVQISTISSELASQIREAESYAKQLSVELEDARMQVHNLEEHVEMLLNQKKALETQASELKDLETVASEQHGRIKELTDELSRKDQEIEGLMQALDEEEKELEVLENKSNDLEQMLQEKEFSLKSLEDSRTKALTKLATTVDKFDELHSLSESLLVEVESLQSQLQERDSEISFLRQEVTRSTNELLTTDDSNKQYSSQINDFVKWLETALMQFGVHCESADDHDYTQVPVYMDMLDKKIVSLISESDDLRVAVQSKDSSLQVERTKMEELSRKSEALEASLSQKDSQIGMLRRDRTMGQPRSINLPGTSEIEQMNDKVSPAAVVTQIRGARKVNNDQVAIDVEMHKDKPLDDEDDDKAHGFKSLTMSRIVPKFTRPISDRIDGMWASGDRLLMRQPTLRLGVLIYWIALHALLVSFI from the exons ATGGATCAGAAGGGCCGCGGCCGCGGCCGTGGCGGCGGAGGGGGAGgccgcgggggcgggggcggggacaATAGCCGCACCGATCTCCTCGCTGCCGGGCGCAAGAAG CTGCAGCAGttcaggaagaagaaggagaaaaagGGTCCCGGGAAGAAGGCAGAAGCGGACGCTGACGAGGGGGCGTCGAAAGCAGGTGCCAATGGGGAGGAGGCCCCGCCGGAGCCGAAGTCCCCTGTTGGGTTGAAGTTCCTAGCGGGGGAGAGTGGCAGCAGCCATAGCACGCCATTTGAG GAAGCAACCATGCCGCAGGAGGAGCAATGCAACGGCCAGGGGCCTGCTACTGAGGAACCAAGCGTTGTGGACAATGCGGATGTTGTGCCTGTGCTGGAGGACGCTGATGACCGCAGTGTGCAGAATATCAGTATCAGTGAGCAGGGGAATTCGGATCATGGAAGTCCTCGGCAAGGAGATGGTGACGATTCAGCAGTTCAGGTTACCAGTTCAGATGTTGGTGGTGATCTTATAGGAGCTCAGCCTGGGGAGGTAGATGGCGAGAAATTGCCCATTTCAGAGGAGAGCATTATACCCCAGGTTTCTTCTCAAGGTGACATAGCCAATGACGGTAGTAACCAAGTAGGGGGACACCAGGAGGTGCAGATAGATCCTGTTGAGAGGACAAGTAGTTCTGATTCCAAAGAAGCCATGGAGGTGCCAATTCCTTCTCTAGACCTCGGGACTGATAATGCTAGTATGGGTGAAGACGGAACTCAAGAAATGGAGGTGGGCGTTTCGGGGAGGTCATCAGATGGCAATATACAAGATGTTGAACCCACAGTTTCTGGTGAAATAGGCATGGAGGTTGGGCATGAAGCAGCAATGGATCTTGCAGCTTCACAAGAAATTCCTGGACGAGGAGACACTGATGACGAAGCTAATGGAGTAGGCAAAGAAGCTGTTCAAGAAGATGCAGGTACAAGTAACACAAATGCAATAGATGAAGCTGTCACTACACATGAATTGGATTTATCTGTTGAAAAGGTTGATTCAGCTTTATGTGGTGGTGCTGTATCTCAAGGCTTCATGCCATATCCCCTCGATGAATGTATTCAGGGGCATCTGTATGTGACGACTCTGTCGAGGGATTTGCTCCAGTTGCAGCTAGATGAAGGCACACACCTAAATTCAGATGTTACACTGTCTTCTGATGAAATTCTCAAACTCCAGGTACAGCTGAAAGAATCCAAAGAGAGCAAAGTAGCAGCCCATGAAGAGATTCAGCAATGTAGACATGAGCTCACGAACCTGGATACTGTTAAGGGAGAACTTGAACTAATCGTGGCTTCTCAGAAACAGGAAATTGATGCTAGCAACAGCAAATGTGAACAGCTGGAGATCGAGTTGCGGTCCTCCAAGGAGAATGCACAACAAATCTTGAGTGAATTAGCTGGATGCCAATCATTGCTGGAAGCTCTACAAAAGGAGAACATAGAGCTAACAGAAAACCTTGCTCTCGAGGAAAAAACCAGAAAGGAGGTTCAGGAGCAGCAAGAACATCTGTCTGGTGAAAACGAGAAGCTTCTGTCACAGCTATCTGAGCTTGAACATAGCTTAGCTTCTGTGAAAGAGGTAATGAATGCTGGTAGTAGCAGGTGCGAAAGTTTGGAGGCTGAGCTGTGTTCCTTCAAGGAGAACGTGGAGCACACGTGGACTGAATTAACAAATTGCAGGGCTTTATTGGAAACGTCGCAAAAAGATAATGTTGAGTTATCTGCAAAGTTTGCTGTTGAATCGGAAGCAAACAAGAAACTGAAGGAGGATAATGTATTCCTACATACTGAGAACGAGAGGCTTTCGTCAGATCTGTCTGAACTAAATGATGAATTGCATCTTTCATACGCCAAACATAAACAGCTTGAGTTGCATGTCAGAGATATGGAGACACACATGGAACAACTGAAAGACCAACTAATCGAGGAAAGCCTACGTGCAACTAACAGTTCCGATATTTACCAATCTGTAATTAAAGAGCTGGATGCTAAGTGCAATGTGGTGCTAGACCAAGCCGAGACAGTTGTGTGTCAAAAACATGAACATAGCCTGGCCTCATCGGAAATCACTGTTGAAAATGCTGAAAGAACAATTACAAGTCCTGAGTTTGTTTGTGAGGGTAACAATCAGCATTCTCATCCTCCATTTGACGAGAAAGATTCAAGTAACTGTACTGCTTTGCAGTCACTGAAGGGACATCTAGAGGTTGCTAAAGGTGAATTGCATGAACTTAAAAAATTAGTGGAGCGGATGTCCTCTAGGTCTGGTGGACGTGTTCTCGTGTCAAAACTCATCCAATCCTTTGAGGTAAAAGGAAACCAGGAAGAAACTGGAATGTCTGAAGGGGAACATGATGAATTAAAAAAGTTAACTCAGGGGATGTTATGCTGCCTCGTTGAAAAATTCAAGTCGATGACTTCAGATCTTGCAAAGGCTGAAAAGTATGTTGTCGGACTGTGTGACAGAATAGAGCTTTCAAGTAAGTCTGAAGTGCAGCATGAAGCAGAAAGACAGCGCACAGCAGTTTTTGAGGCCAGAATGGATGAGCTCTCTGAGAAGCTAAGCAACTACAAGAACACAATTGATCAACTGCACATTCAGCTTGCTAACGTACAACAAGATGCAGATGATCATGCTGGGAAGCTCACTAATCAGGCAGAACTTTTGCATAATGATATAACAGAAAGGATTTCAATTCTTGAGAAGGAAAGGGCATCTCTATCAGGTTTGCTCAGTGAAGTTACCAACAAGCTCAGCTTTTTGGTTGGTACTATGTACCCTAATGATTTGGGTGCAAGCGAAGGTCTCAGCTTTAGTATTTTGGACTCTGTGGATCTCTCTGCTAAATCAATCCAAAGTCTTCAGGACAAATTAGAGTCTGCTCAAAGCGATAATGCTAAGCTCAGTACTTCTCTTTCGGAGATCAAGAAAGCACATTCTGATGTTCAAGATAGGAATGAACATGCATCTAGAATGGTTAAGAACATGTATGATTGCTTGCAGGAGTTTCTACTCAACTCGCTTGGAAATTCAGATGAAGCAAGTGCAGGAGATAGTGCTGAGGAGCCAATTGAAGCTCTGTTTAGTCATCTTGGAGGAGCCATCGAGCAGTTGAAGAATCTATTGCATGACCGTCATTCTTTGCAATCAAACAATGCTAACCTGGAGTCAAGATTGTTGAGCAAATGTGAAGAAGTTGAAGAGATCAGCTTGAGATGCAGTTCTTTAATGAAGAATATGGATGACATGTGCTTGCTGAACGAGGAGCTTAAATTAATTTCTAAAAGTAAAAGTGAAGCGTTGGATGAACTGCATGGTAGATGCCTCTCTATAGCAGAAAAAATGGTTCACCACTCTGCAGATCCTACCTCAATGGTTCTTCCTTTGATGTCTAATAGTGGTGAAGCTGAAACGTTCAGCAAGGAGCACCATATTTCTACCACATTACTGCCATGTATTGAGGAGGGTGTAGCTTCATGCAATGAGAAAGTTGAAAATGCAGTTGAAGAAATCCACTTAGCAAAGATATGCTTGCAAAATGCCCATATTTTTGACCAAATTTCATTTGACAAGTGGTCCTTGCCCTTGCCTGCGTTGATCAAAGAAGAAATTGTACCCCAGGTTTGTGACTTGCAGAGCAAAATGGACCAGCTCAGTGAATTGAACATTCAGTTAGAGACTGAAATTCCAGTTCTCAGGGATGGCTTGAAAAAGCTTGATGAAGCTCTTGAAACTTCACGTACTGAGCTTCAGGAAAGGTCTTCTGAACTTGAACAGTCAGAACAGAAACTTTCTTCTTTTAAGGAAAAACTCGGTATTGCTGTTGCCAAAGGCAAAGCCTTGATAGTGCAACGTGATGGCCTTAAGCAGTCTCTTGCAGAGAAGTCTGGTGAGCTTGAGAAGCTCTCACAGGAACTGGAATCAAAGGATGCATTAGTGAAAGAGTTGGAAGACAAGCTCAAATCCTATACAGAGGCAGATCGAATTGAAGCTTTGGAGTCAGAACTCTCATACATACGGAATTCAGCTACTGCTTTAAGGGATTCATTTATTCTGAAAGACTCTGTTCTTCAGAGaattgaagaagtcttagaagatCTAGATATGCCTGAGCGTTTTCATTCTAGAGACATTGTTGAGAAAATAGAACTGTTGTCGAAGatggctgttggtgcttcttttacCTTGCCTGATGGTGATAAGAGATCATCTATGGATGGGCACTCTGAGTCTGGTGTGGCCATGGATAGCATAAGTGATGAACAAATCTCAATATCAAATCCAGGGTCAGATGAAATAAAGAACAAATATGACGAGTTGCATAGGAGATTCTATGAACTGGCTGAGCAGAACAACATGTTGGAACAGTCTCTAGTGGAGAGGAACAGTATTGTACAGAAATGGGAAGAGGTCCTTGGTCAGGTTAGCATTCCCCTGCAGTTCAGAATGTTAGAACCAGAAGATAGGATAACTTGGCTGGGAAACAGATTATTGGAGGTCGAGCATGAAAGAGACACGTTACATTCGAAGATTGAGCACCTTGAGGATTCCTCTGAGATGCTAATTACTGATCTAGAAGAATCACACAAAAGGATTTCTGAGCTCAGTGCAGAGGTCGTTGCTATAAAGGCCGAAAAGGACTTCTTCTCAGAGAGCCTGGATAAACTGAGATTTGAGTTCCTTGGACTCTCTGAGAAAGCAGTTCAAGATGAGTTTGTCAGAGATAACTTGCGAAAAGATCTAGCTGAACTACAGGAGAAGTTAGCTGAAAAGGCAAAGGAGAGCAAGCACTATCATGATATGGAAATAGAGGTACACAAACTACTCGATTTGGTGCGAAATGTGCTGCAGGATGGTAGTAATGCTGAAATTCCATCTGGTGGTGGTGCTGTACTGTGCTTGGGTGAACTGTTGAGGAAAGTTTTAGACCATTATGAAACTCTTTTGTCAGAGTCGACTCTAAGCAATGCTGCCGAGAAGGAAATTCATTTAGATGAAACCAAGCTGTCTAACGACGCTTCTACATCAGAGACTGGTAGAGATGACAAAGCGAGTGTACTGAATACTTTGAGTAATGAGTTGGAGCATGCTCGCAAGAGTCTGGCCTTAGTTGAGCAGCAGCGTGATGAAGCAGCTGAGAAGGCACGATTACTAATGCTGGAGGTGGAGATGCTACATGCTCAAATAAACCAATTGCAGGAAGATGGTTCTGAGCAGACTCAAAAATACCAGTCGCTTGTGCTTGAACTGGAATTAGTGAGTAAGCAGCGGGATAATCTGCAAGAAAAGCTAAATCAGAGTGATGAGTTAGAGCATGCTCGCAGTAATTTGGCCTTAGCCGAGCAACAGCGTGATGAAGCTGTGGAGAAGACACAATCACTATTACTGGAAGTGGAGATGGCACATGCTCAAATAAACCGGCTGCAAGAAGGTGGTGCTGAGCAGACTCAAAAGTATCAGTCGCTTGTGCTTGAACTAGAATTAGCGGGTAAGCAGCGGGATGATCTGCAAGAGAAGCTAAATCAGGAGGAGCAAAAGTGCACTTCACTGAGAGAGAAACTGAACATCGCTGTCAGAAAAGGGAAAGGCCTGGTGCAACAAAAAGATAGTTTGAAGCAAACTATAGAAGAGATGAATGCTGTGATAGAAAAACTTAAAAATGAAAGGGAACAACACATAGAATCACTTGAATCTGAGAAAACACTATTGATGGGCCGATTAACTGAGAAtgagaagaacttgcatgatacAACGGAATACTTGAGTAGATTGTTAAATGCTTTGAATACAGTGGACATCGCTCGAGAATTTGATACAGATCCAATCACCAAGGTTGGAAAAATTGCACAGGTTTACCTTGACCAACAGGCAACAGTGGCTTCATCACAAAATGAAGTGAAGAAATTGAAACGAGCAACAGAGCTGCTTCTAACTGAGTTAAATGAAGCTCAGGAGAGGGCCGATAACCTGCAGGAGGAATTAGTCAAGGAAGAAGCCGCACTTTCTGAATCCTCTGAACAGAAGAATGTTATAGAGTCTGCAAGAGCGGATGCTGTTCGCCACCTTGAACATATTACCTATATGCAGGCACAGGCAGCAAGGAAGCAAATAGATCATTTGAAGGAGTTGAACTCTACCAGTGGTCAACTAAGAGAGGTCTGCTTTAACCTTTCACATCGCCTTGCCAGCGCATTCATCAAAGATGTGGACCTTATCAGCTATATGGAGAGCTTCATGAAATCTTCTGGTAAATGGATGGATGGCACAAATATGGTGGACATACCTATGACTTCTAATGGGATGTTGACCAGTAGCATAAGCAGCAAG AATACTCATATTCCAAATGCTCCGCTGGAATTCACAGTGAATGATACTGATGGAACTCAGATGTTACATCATCTTGCTATTGCATGCCATGCTGTATCTGATTGTGTAAAGGATTGCAATGATCTCAAAAGGAATATTGACGAGCATGGTTTTTCAATTGACCAGAAAGCAACAGAGTTAGCTGAAGTTATGTCCAACTTGCAGAACAGATTCACTTCCCAAAATAATGAGTTGGAATCAATGAGAGAGAACATTCTTGAACTACAATCAGAGATCAAAGAGAAGGAAGAGGAGAGTTCATCATTGCGTAGAAATATGAGTTTGCTTTACGAAGCATGTTCTAGTTCAGTTTCTGAGATTGAAGGAATGACTGGTATGGGTTCTGGTATTGGGAGCTATTCTGTTGGGCAGAACCATTTATTTTCATATGATCATATAAAATCGGTCGTCGAGCGGTTAGGTGCAGCCGTAAAGACTACTCAGTATAGCAATGAAGGGAACACAAAGGAACTAAAGGCTACTGTTCTTGAGTTGCAGCAGGAGCTTCAGGGAAAAGATGTGCAAATTAGCACAATCAGTTCGGAGCTTGCATCTCAGATAAGGGAAGCTGAATCTTATGCGAAACAGCTTTCTGTTGAGCTTGAAGATGCAAGAATGCAAGTACACAATTTGGAGGAACATGTTGAGATGTTGCTTAATCAGAAGAAAGCTTTAGAGACCCAAGCAAGTGAGCTTAAAGATTTGGAGACAGTGGCAAGTGAGCAGCATGGAAGAATAAAGGAGTTGACTGATGAACTGAGCAGAAAAGACCAAG AGATTGAAGGTTTGATGCAAGCACTTGACGAAGAAGAAAAGGAGCTTGAAGTCTTGGAGAACAAAAGCAATGACTTGGAGCAGATGCTGCAAGAAAAAGAATTTTCTTTGAAGAGCCTTGAAGATTCTAGGACAAAAGCTCTGACTAAACTTGCAACCACTGTCGACAAGTTTGACGAGTTGCATAGCTTGTCTGAAAGTCTTCTTGTAGAAGTGGAAAGCCTTCAGTCACAATTGCAAGAGAGAGATTCGGAGATCTCGTTTCTGCGCCAAGAAGTCACAAGGAGTACTAATGAACTACTAACCACTGACGATAGCAACAAGCAGTACTCATCGCAGATAAATGATTTTGTTAAGTGGTTAGAAACTGCGCTGATGCAGTTTGGTGTGCATTGTGAGAGTGCAGATGACCATGATTACACTCAGGTTCCAGTATATATGGACATGTTGGACAAAAAAATAGTGTCACTGATATCTGAATCAGATGATTTGAGGGTTGCTGTGCAAAGCAAAGATTCTTCACTACAGGTCGAGAGGACCAAAATGGAAGAGTTGTCGCGTAAATCAGAGGCTCTAGAAGCTTCTTTGAGCCAAAAGGATTCTCAGATAGGGATGCTTCGTCGAGACAGGACGATGGGCCAACCTAGATCTATAAACTTGCCTGGCACGTCGGAGATTGAGCAAATG AATGACAAAGTAAGCCCAGCTGCAGTTGTCACTCAGATTCGAGGGGCACGAAAAGTCAACAACGACCAGGTTGCTATCGATGTAGAGATGCACAAGGACAAACCattagatgatgaagatgatgataaaG CGCATGGTTTCAAGTCACTGACGATGTCGCGCATTGTTCCGAAGTTCACTCGACCTATATCAGACAGAATTGATGGGATGTG GGCATCTGGTGATAGATTGCTCATGAGACAACCAACCTTGAGACTTGGTGTCTTGATATACTGGATAGCATTGCATGCATTGCTTGTGAGTTTTATTTGA